The Gadus chalcogrammus isolate NIFS_2021 chromosome 10, NIFS_Gcha_1.0, whole genome shotgun sequence genome contains a region encoding:
- the stx5a gene encoding syntaxin-5a isoform X2, whose amino-acid sequence MTCRDRTLEFQSACKSLQGRQNGIQPTKPVLSALKQRSDFTVMAKRIGRDLSNTFAKLEKLTILAKRKSLFDDKGVEIEELTYIIKQDINSLNKQIAQLQDLVRSRGAPGGRHIQTHSNTIVVSLQSKLASMSNDFKSVLEVRTENLKQQRSRREQFSQPPSSSSPMANNFKSSVLMQDESRSMGEVAIDMDSQSNPMQLQLIDEQDSYIQSRADTMQNIESTIVELGSIFQQLAHMVKEQEETIQRIDANVEDTQLNVESAHTEILKYFQSVSSNRWLMIKIFLVLVVFFIVFVVFFA is encoded by the exons ATGACCTGCCGAGACCGGACCCTCGAGTTCCAGTCGGCCTGTAAATCTCTTCAGGGCAGACAG AATGGAATCCAGCCGACTAAGCCGGTCCTCAGCGCCCTCAAGCAGCGCAGTGACTTCACCGTCATGGCCAA GCGAATTGGAAGAGACTTGAGCAATACGTTCGCCAAGTTGGAAAAACTCACCATTT TGGCAAAGAGGAAATCTCTGTTTGACGACAAGGGGGTGGAGATCGAGGAGCTCACCTACATCATCAAACAGGACATCAACAGCCTGAACAAACAGATCGCCCAGCTGCAGGACCTGGTGCGGTCCCGGGGGGCCCCAGGGGGTCGGCACATCCAGACCCACTCCAACACCATCGTGGTGTCACTACAG TCCAAACTGGCATCCATGTCCAATGACTTCAAATCGGTCCTGGAAGTAAGAACAGAG AACCTGAAGCAGCAgcgcagcaggagagagcagttctcccagcctccctcctcttcctcacccatGGCCAACAACTTCA AAAGCTCTGTGCTGATGCAGGACGAGTCCCGGAGCATGGGGGAGGTGGCCATCGACATGGACTCCCAGTCCAACCCCATGCAGCTCCAGCTCATTGACGAGCAG GACTCGTACATCCAGAGTCGTGCGGACACCATGCAGAACATTGAGAGCACCATCGTGGAGCTGGGCTCCATATTCCAGCAGCTTGCACACATGGtcaaggagcaggaggagaccaTTCAAag gatcGACGCCAACGTGGAGGACACCCAGCTAAACGTGGAGAGCGCCCACACGGAGATCCTCAAGTACTTCCAGTCGGTGTCCTCCAACCGCTGGCTGATGATCAAGATCTTCCTCGTCCTGGTGGTCTTCTTCATCGTCTTTGTAGTCTTCTTCGCTTAA
- the stx5a gene encoding syntaxin-5a isoform X1, translating into MTCRDRTLEFQSACKSLQGRQNGIQPTKPVLSALKQRSDFTVMAKRIGRDLSNTFAKLEKLTILAKRKSLFDDKGVEIEELTYIIKQDINSLNKQIAQLQDLVRSRGAPGGRHIQTHSNTIVVSLQSKLASMSNDFKSVLEVRTENLKQQRSRREQFSQPPSSSSPMANNFRSRKKGAQEPQAAREYQGYTTSHFKESSVLMQDESRSMGEVAIDMDSQSNPMQLQLIDEQDSYIQSRADTMQNIESTIVELGSIFQQLAHMVKEQEETIQRIDANVEDTQLNVESAHTEILKYFQSVSSNRWLMIKIFLVLVVFFIVFVVFFA; encoded by the exons ATGACCTGCCGAGACCGGACCCTCGAGTTCCAGTCGGCCTGTAAATCTCTTCAGGGCAGACAG AATGGAATCCAGCCGACTAAGCCGGTCCTCAGCGCCCTCAAGCAGCGCAGTGACTTCACCGTCATGGCCAA GCGAATTGGAAGAGACTTGAGCAATACGTTCGCCAAGTTGGAAAAACTCACCATTT TGGCAAAGAGGAAATCTCTGTTTGACGACAAGGGGGTGGAGATCGAGGAGCTCACCTACATCATCAAACAGGACATCAACAGCCTGAACAAACAGATCGCCCAGCTGCAGGACCTGGTGCGGTCCCGGGGGGCCCCAGGGGGTCGGCACATCCAGACCCACTCCAACACCATCGTGGTGTCACTACAG TCCAAACTGGCATCCATGTCCAATGACTTCAAATCGGTCCTGGAAGTAAGAACAGAG AACCTGAAGCAGCAgcgcagcaggagagagcagttctcccagcctccctcctcttcctcacccatGGCCAACAACTTCA GGAGCCGCAAAAAAGGGGCCCAGGAGCCACAAGCAGCGCGCGAGTACCAGGGCTATACCACCTCACATTTCAAAG AAAGCTCTGTGCTGATGCAGGACGAGTCCCGGAGCATGGGGGAGGTGGCCATCGACATGGACTCCCAGTCCAACCCCATGCAGCTCCAGCTCATTGACGAGCAG GACTCGTACATCCAGAGTCGTGCGGACACCATGCAGAACATTGAGAGCACCATCGTGGAGCTGGGCTCCATATTCCAGCAGCTTGCACACATGGtcaaggagcaggaggagaccaTTCAAag gatcGACGCCAACGTGGAGGACACCCAGCTAAACGTGGAGAGCGCCCACACGGAGATCCTCAAGTACTTCCAGTCGGTGTCCTCCAACCGCTGGCTGATGATCAAGATCTTCCTCGTCCTGGTGGTCTTCTTCATCGTCTTTGTAGTCTTCTTCGCTTAA
- the zgc:162144 gene encoding RD3 domain-containing protein yields MFPWSAVFSLEPKVPGRRSSEELVTNTLMLELGAIVKRTERIRLERVSEGRRRRSSASSAANYSWLATAPAPAPYELTPGDLLELQELCSKVPPSQCGPLIVRFRRLVSQMEPEVQEVARLFRTVIRDCVEEQAGEDTSDAHAPIFEKQHRSKSLSFVHFRSRFRTGPLFRGGAMGGSRGNLEQSMEWSDEEEEPMEEDIGRVEDARLRARAARKSRSRSMPEISPVEQGVHG; encoded by the exons ATGTTCCCCTGGTCCGCTGTGTTCTCCCTGGAGCCCAAAGTCCCGGGGCGCCGCTCCTCGGAGGAGCTGGTGACCAACACCCTGATGCTGGAGCTGGGCGCCATCGTGAAGAGGACCGAGCGCATCCGCCTGGAGAGAGTGTCCGAGGGCCGCCGGCGccgctcctccgcctcctccgcgGCCAACTACAGCTGGCTGGCCACGGCCCCCGCCCCGGCGCCATACGAGCTCACCCCTGGGGACCTGCTGGAGCTGCAGGAGCTGTGCTCCAAGGTCCCCCCGTCGCAGTGCGGTCCTCTAATCGTCAG GTTCCGGCGGCTGGTGTCCCAGATGGAGCCGGAGGTGCAGGAAGTGGCCCGCCTGTTTCGCACCGTCATCCGCGACTGCGTGGAGGAGCAGGCCGGCGAGGACACATCTGACGCCCACGCCCCCATCTTCGAGAAGCAGCACCGCAGCAAGAGCCTCTCCTTCGTTCACTTCCGTTCGCGGTTCCGCACAGGGCCCCTGTTCCGGGGCGGTGCGATGGGAGGGTCCCGGGGGAACCTTGAGCAGTCCATGGAGTGgtcggacgaggaggaggagccgatgGAGGAGGACattgggagggtggaggacgcCAGGCTCAGGGCCCGGGCCGCCAGGAAGAGCCGGAGCCGGAGCATGCCAGAGATCAGTCCCGTCGAGCAGGGCGTGCATGGGTGA